The Pseudokineococcus lusitanus genome includes the window CGAGCGTCACCCGCAGCGCGGCACGGACGAGGAGCGTGCGACGGCGGCCGAGATCATGACGGCCAGCGGTCAGGAGTCCGGCCTCGGCCGGCGCCCGTTCATCCTCGGCGGCCTAGTGGGCGCCGCGGCGCTGGCGCCCCTCCCCGCGGTGGCGCTCCTGCGCGACCTCGGGCCGCTGCCGGGCGACTCGCTCAGCACGACCCTGTGGGCCCCCGGCGTGCGCCTCGCGCTCGACCCCTCGGCGGAGCCGATCCGCGCCGCCGACGTCACGCTCGGGTCGGTCTTCCACGTCATCCCGGAGAACCTGTACGAGAGCTCGCACTTCCTCGACGAGAAGGCCAAGGCGGCCGTCCTCATCATGCGTGTCGACCCGGGCGTGGTGCAGTACCGCGCCGACCGCGAGGGCTGGGACGTCGACGGCATCTACGCCTTCTCGAAGATCTGCACGCACGTCGGGTGCCCCGTGGCGCTCTACGAGCAGCAGACGCACCACCTGCTCTGCCCCTGCCACCAGTCGACGTTCGACCTGACCCAGCACTGCAAGGTCATCTTCGGCCCGGCCAAGCGTGCCCTCCCCCAGCTGCCCATCGAGGTGGACGACGAGGGCTACCTGGTGGCGACGTCAGACTTCCACGAACCGCCCGGAGCCAGCTTTTGGGAGCGCGGATGAGCACCACCGGCACCACCACCCCGGCAAGCCGCACCGCCCGCCTGTCCGCCGGCGCGGCCGACTACCTCGACGAGCGCATCGGCGCGGCACGACTGGTCAAGGGCTTCGCCCGCAAGGTCTTCCCCGACCACTGGTCGTTCATGCTGGGAGAGGTCGCGCTCTACAGCTTCCTCATCCTGCTGATCTCCGGCACGTTCCTCGCGCTGTTCTACGTGCCGAGCATGACCCTCATCACCTACGAGGGCTCGTACGCCCCCCTGTACGGCGTGACGATGTCCGAGGCCTACGCCTCGTCGCTGCACCTGTCCTTCGACATCCGCGGCGGCCTGCTCATGCGGCAGGTGCACCACTGGTCGGCCCTGATCTTCGTCGCCGCCATCGTCGTGCACATGTTCCGCGTCTTCTTCACCGGCGCGTTCCGCAAGCCGCGTGAGTTCAACTGGGTGCTCGGCGTCGTGCTCGCGATCCTCGCCCTGGCCCTCGGCTTCACCGGCTACTCGCTGCCGGACGACCTGCTGTCCGGCAACGGCCTGCGGATCATCCAGGGCGTCATCCTGGCCATCCCGGTGGTCGGCACGTACATCACGTTCTTCCTCTTCGGCGGGGAGTTCCCCGGCGAGACGATTATCCCGCGGCTCTACATCCTCCACGTCTTCGTGCTGCCGGGGATCACGCTCGCGGTCATCGCCCTGCACCTGGCGCTGGTCGTCGCCCACAAGCACACCCAGTACCCCGGCCCCGGGCGGACCAACGACAACGTCGTCGGCTTTCCGCTGATGCCGGTGTACGCGGCCAAGGCCGGTGGCTTCTTCTTCATCGTCCTCGGCGTCATCGTCCTCATCTCGTCGGTGGTCTCCATCAACGCGATCTGGAACTACGGGCCCTACGACCCGTCACCGGTCTCGGCCGGCACCCAACCGGACTGGTACATCGGCTTCGTCGACGGGCTGCTCAGGCTCATGCCGGGCCAGCCGGAGTTCTACCTGGCCGGCTACACGCTCTCGCTCAACGTCTTCCTGCCGTCCCTCGTCGTGCCCGGGATCATGGTGGTCGGCCTCATCGCCTACCCCTTCCTCGAGCAGTGGGTCACGGGCGACAAGCGGGAGCACCACCTGCTCGACCGTCCCCGCAACGCCCCGGTCCGCACGGCCATCGGCGTCACGGCGATCGTCAGCTACTGCGTCATGTGGGCCGCGGCCGGCAACGACCTCATGGCCATCGCCTTCGGGATGTCGATCAACGACCTCACGTGGCTCCTGCGCTTCGCGTTCTTCGTGCTCCCGCCGGTGGCCTTCGTCGTGACGAAGCGCATCTGCATGGCGCTGCAGCGCAAGGACCGCGAGCTGGCGCTCCACGGCCACGAGACCGGCCGGGTCGTCCGCACCGCCGACGGCGAGTACTTCGAGGTCCACGAGCCGCTCAGCGACTCCGACCGCTGGGTGCTCGTCCAGCACGAGGCCTACC containing:
- a CDS encoding cytochrome b, giving the protein MSTTGTTTPASRTARLSAGAADYLDERIGAARLVKGFARKVFPDHWSFMLGEVALYSFLILLISGTFLALFYVPSMTLITYEGSYAPLYGVTMSEAYASSLHLSFDIRGGLLMRQVHHWSALIFVAAIVVHMFRVFFTGAFRKPREFNWVLGVVLAILALALGFTGYSLPDDLLSGNGLRIIQGVILAIPVVGTYITFFLFGGEFPGETIIPRLYILHVFVLPGITLAVIALHLALVVAHKHTQYPGPGRTNDNVVGFPLMPVYAAKAGGFFFIVLGVIVLISSVVSINAIWNYGPYDPSPVSAGTQPDWYIGFVDGLLRLMPGQPEFYLAGYTLSLNVFLPSLVVPGIMVVGLIAYPFLEQWVTGDKREHHLLDRPRNAPVRTAIGVTAIVSYCVMWAAAGNDLMAIAFGMSINDLTWLLRFAFFVLPPVAFVVTKRICMALQRKDRELALHGHETGRVVRTADGEYFEVHEPLSDSDRWVLVQHEAYRPLSIPPRRYEDGSKPSPVERVRASLSNFFFEDRVEPVTPRELAAAQHHGEHEAIEQPVESRREITSGTPD
- a CDS encoding ubiquinol-cytochrome c reductase iron-sulfur subunit, which translates into the protein MSDVQLPNSDKSAVDQPDAGRTPVRFRNPGLPAHQHRRADSDPKAARRAERQVLAMLGLSALGTVVSLVGYFAIPLDGTFGTLRLSNITLGLGLGFGIFFIGTAAVHLAKTLMPDTEAIDERHPQRGTDEERATAAEIMTASGQESGLGRRPFILGGLVGAAALAPLPAVALLRDLGPLPGDSLSTTLWAPGVRLALDPSAEPIRAADVTLGSVFHVIPENLYESSHFLDEKAKAAVLIMRVDPGVVQYRADREGWDVDGIYAFSKICTHVGCPVALYEQQTHHLLCPCHQSTFDLTQHCKVIFGPAKRALPQLPIEVDDEGYLVATSDFHEPPGASFWERG